In one Natronosalvus amylolyticus genomic region, the following are encoded:
- a CDS encoding GTPase family protein has translation MAVDPDKFKRFREQVDDIVAMAPGGKRTVGRLMDTAFGDALRETERLIDDSRPPRLYVFGRSGAGKSSLINALANKPVADVGSVEPTTVDSELYHVSFPDRYASWDVVDSRGLFESVSPDGDIPGDTISHLKADLEEYRPDIAIHVMTPDQVRAGKDDFATVETLRRELPGVFPPVVYCLNKVDTYLAPGGDWPPESNPSLAGDIKHTLEFVAKILNEEETTPFDESQPLHGYEFESDDHVGVVPVYLKEEPYWNVDTLAWLVGDFLPVDARLQFIQAQQREELMQELSRDVTKRFSGIAGGIGSAPTPGADFPVLTGLQLFLVGLIGSFSCRELERGTVEEYLTAMGGTTVAGLAARGVARSLAQLVPGVGQVVSGTVASATTYAVGRSAEEYFFNDAVVKPSAFVKKGKDRLQR, from the coding sequence ATGGCAGTCGACCCGGACAAATTCAAACGATTTCGGGAGCAGGTGGACGATATCGTGGCGATGGCTCCCGGCGGCAAACGAACCGTGGGGCGACTGATGGACACGGCGTTTGGCGACGCGCTCCGGGAAACGGAGCGATTGATCGACGATTCACGGCCGCCTCGACTGTACGTGTTCGGCCGGTCCGGGGCCGGAAAATCATCACTGATCAACGCGCTGGCGAACAAGCCGGTCGCCGATGTCGGGTCCGTCGAGCCGACGACCGTCGACTCCGAACTGTACCACGTCTCCTTTCCAGACCGCTACGCCAGCTGGGACGTCGTCGACTCTCGAGGACTCTTCGAAAGTGTGTCTCCAGATGGCGACATCCCTGGCGACACGATCTCCCATCTCAAAGCGGACCTCGAGGAGTATCGTCCGGATATTGCGATTCACGTCATGACGCCCGATCAGGTGCGCGCGGGGAAGGACGATTTCGCGACGGTCGAAACGCTGCGAAGGGAACTGCCGGGTGTCTTTCCACCTGTCGTATACTGTCTCAACAAGGTGGACACCTATCTGGCTCCTGGTGGTGACTGGCCGCCAGAATCGAACCCGTCGCTGGCCGGTGATATCAAGCACACGCTCGAGTTCGTGGCGAAGATCCTGAACGAGGAAGAAACGACGCCGTTCGACGAGAGCCAGCCGCTCCACGGCTACGAGTTCGAATCGGACGATCACGTCGGCGTCGTCCCAGTGTACCTGAAGGAAGAACCGTACTGGAACGTCGATACGCTCGCCTGGTTGGTGGGAGATTTTTTGCCGGTTGATGCTCGCCTGCAGTTCATCCAGGCCCAACAGCGAGAGGAACTGATGCAGGAGTTATCTCGAGACGTGACGAAACGGTTCTCGGGCATCGCGGGTGGTATCGGGAGTGCACCGACGCCAGGGGCAGACTTTCCGGTGTTAACCGGATTACAGCTGTTTCTGGTGGGCCTGATCGGGAGTTTTTCTTGTCGCGAACTCGAGCGCGGGACCGTCGAGGAGTATCTGACGGCGATGGGCGGAACCACGGTTGCCGGGCTGGCCGCTCGAGGGGTGGCTCGGTCACTGGCACAACTCGTCCCGGGTGTCGGACAGGTGGTCTCCGGGACGGTCGCGAGTGCAACGACCTACGCCGTCGGCCGATCAGCAGAGGAGTACTTCTTCAACGATGCTGTCGTCAAACCGTCGGCGTTCGTCAAAAAGGGAAAGGATCGATTACAGCGCTGA
- a CDS encoding class I SAM-dependent methyltransferase, translated as MDVPCVRVPPDEGEATRSRLADADLIDDEYEITVEDGCLYIPVVDEEAAATALKSTSEANHDLVPFDPPTRHTQTTPEDILGWEPSYERLGEAALLEEEDDERAAEIARAIVESDLPLETVLNKASKIKGETRVRDWDVLEGDGTTVVHREYGCTFELDLAAMYFSPRLATERHRVAEQVEPGEHAFDMFAGVGPFVIPFAKRGAECVGVDINEAAIEYLERNATTNGVADRVTAHCADVREIAPEYEGWADRIVMNLPHSADEFLESAVTIAGDSCTLHYYDIQHEDDPFGPGERAIREAAAPEYEVVVETRRTVRSYAPHELNVCLDVVLERRNS; from the coding sequence ATGGACGTGCCGTGTGTTCGGGTGCCCCCCGACGAGGGGGAAGCGACGAGGAGTCGGCTGGCAGACGCCGATCTGATCGACGACGAGTACGAGATCACCGTCGAGGATGGCTGTCTATACATTCCAGTCGTCGACGAAGAGGCAGCAGCGACAGCCCTCAAGTCCACCTCGGAGGCGAACCACGATCTCGTGCCGTTTGACCCACCCACACGACACACGCAGACGACTCCCGAGGACATTCTGGGCTGGGAACCCTCGTACGAACGCCTCGGTGAGGCGGCGTTACTCGAGGAAGAGGACGACGAGCGAGCGGCCGAGATTGCGCGTGCAATCGTCGAGTCGGATCTTCCACTCGAGACGGTTCTCAACAAGGCCTCGAAAATCAAAGGTGAGACGCGCGTTCGCGACTGGGACGTGCTTGAGGGCGACGGAACGACGGTCGTTCACCGGGAGTACGGCTGTACGTTCGAACTCGATCTCGCGGCCATGTACTTCTCGCCGCGACTCGCCACCGAGCGCCATCGCGTCGCCGAGCAGGTCGAACCCGGCGAGCATGCCTTCGACATGTTCGCGGGTGTCGGCCCGTTCGTTATTCCGTTCGCCAAACGTGGCGCGGAGTGCGTCGGCGTCGACATTAACGAGGCTGCAATCGAATATCTGGAACGCAACGCGACCACAAACGGTGTGGCTGATCGCGTTACCGCCCACTGTGCGGATGTCCGAGAAATCGCTCCTGAATACGAGGGCTGGGCCGACCGAATCGTGATGAACCTCCCACACAGCGCTGACGAGTTCCTCGAGTCGGCGGTTACGATTGCAGGTGACAGCTGTACGCTGCACTACTACGACATCCAGCACGAAGACGATCCGTTCGGCCCGGGCGAACGCGCCATTCGAGAGGCCGCAGCGCCAGAGTACGAGGTCGTAGTCGAGACCCGTCGAACCGTCCGGTCGTACGCTCCGCACGAACTCAACGTCTGTCTCGACGTCGTGCTCGAGCGCCGCAACTCGTGA
- the aglM gene encoding UDP-glucose 6-dehydrogenase AglM, with amino-acid sequence MHVSIVGSGYVGTTIAACLADLGHEVTNIEIDETIVEKINAGEAPIHEAGLEERIAEHAGTRLRATTDYDAVCDTDLTFLCLPTPQHDDGSLDLSIMQAASESLGDALAGKAGSHLVVVKSTVLPGTTEDVIGPVVAERSEKAIGAPDGLELAMNPEFLRMGTAVEDFLEPEKIVVGATSEDAATTMGTLYEPMVETGASFVETGVREAELIKYANNAFLASKVSLVNELGNIAKAYGVDAYEVLEAVGLDDRISERFMRSGLGWGGSCFPKDVNALRAGARQQGYEPALLDAVVQVNDGQPRRLVHLLAHHVDLEGSQIAVLGLSFKPGTDDVRESRALVVIDSLLECGASVVAYDPVARDALDRQYPRYTDLAGLTFVDEVEDALEGADGAIVATDWPEFDDMDASVFEKMATRVLVDGRRIDIDPERTNLEVYEGLTW; translated from the coding sequence ATGCACGTTTCTATCGTCGGCAGCGGCTACGTCGGCACGACGATTGCCGCCTGTCTCGCCGATCTGGGCCACGAGGTCACGAATATCGAGATCGATGAAACGATCGTCGAGAAGATCAACGCCGGTGAGGCTCCGATCCACGAAGCCGGTCTCGAGGAACGAATCGCCGAGCACGCCGGTACACGTCTTCGTGCGACGACAGACTACGATGCCGTGTGTGATACGGATCTCACCTTTCTCTGCCTGCCGACACCCCAACACGACGACGGCAGCCTCGATCTCTCCATCATGCAGGCAGCGAGCGAATCGCTGGGCGACGCGTTAGCTGGCAAGGCGGGGTCCCACCTTGTCGTCGTCAAAAGCACCGTTCTTCCAGGAACCACTGAGGACGTCATCGGCCCAGTCGTCGCCGAGCGCTCGGAGAAAGCAATCGGTGCTCCCGACGGCCTCGAGTTAGCGATGAACCCCGAGTTTCTCCGGATGGGGACGGCTGTCGAGGACTTCCTCGAGCCCGAAAAGATCGTGGTGGGCGCGACCAGCGAGGATGCTGCCACAACGATGGGCACGCTGTACGAGCCCATGGTCGAAACCGGCGCTTCCTTCGTCGAAACCGGGGTTCGCGAAGCGGAACTGATCAAGTACGCCAACAACGCGTTCCTGGCTTCGAAGGTGTCGCTCGTGAACGAACTGGGGAACATCGCGAAGGCCTACGGTGTCGACGCTTACGAGGTGCTCGAGGCAGTCGGCCTCGACGACCGAATCAGTGAGCGCTTCATGCGCTCGGGACTCGGCTGGGGTGGGTCGTGTTTCCCAAAAGACGTCAACGCGCTCCGGGCCGGAGCCCGACAGCAGGGATACGAACCGGCGCTCCTCGATGCCGTCGTGCAGGTCAACGACGGGCAACCGCGCCGATTGGTCCACTTGCTCGCCCATCACGTCGATCTCGAGGGGAGTCAGATTGCGGTCCTCGGGTTGTCGTTCAAGCCTGGCACCGACGACGTGCGTGAATCGCGTGCTCTCGTGGTGATCGACTCGTTGCTCGAGTGCGGCGCGAGCGTCGTCGCGTACGACCCGGTCGCCAGAGATGCGCTGGATCGACAGTATCCGCGTTACACCGACCTCGCGGGACTCACGTTTGTCGACGAGGTGGAGGACGCACTCGAGGGTGCCGATGGCGCTATCGTCGCGACGGACTGGCCGGAGTTCGACGATATGGACGCGTCGGTGTTCGAAAAGATGGCTACCAGGGTACTCGTCGACGGGCGTCGAATCGACATCGATCCCGAGAGAACGAATCTCGAGGTTTATGAGGGTCTGACCTGGTGA
- a CDS encoding CBS domain-containing protein: MDDIFVARLMTSEPVTISADTLVEDAGQTMLENGIGSLIVVDDDGHLEGILTTTDFVTIVAESFPKAQTTVSRYMSTEVETASPQQPILEVADAMLEHGFHHMPVTDKDGSVVGIISTTDLAGYLSKI, from the coding sequence ATGGACGACATTTTCGTTGCCCGACTGATGACCTCGGAGCCAGTGACGATCAGTGCCGACACGCTCGTCGAAGACGCCGGACAGACCATGCTCGAGAACGGTATCGGCTCGCTCATCGTCGTCGACGATGACGGCCACCTCGAGGGAATCTTGACGACGACCGACTTCGTCACCATCGTCGCCGAAAGCTTCCCGAAAGCACAGACGACCGTCTCACGCTACATGTCTACCGAAGTCGAAACCGCTTCGCCCCAACAGCCGATTCTCGAGGTTGCCGACGCGATGCTCGAGCACGGCTTCCACCACATGCCCGTGACGGATAAAGACGGCAGCGTCGTCGGTATCATCTCGACGACCGATCTGGCCGGCTACCTTTCGAAGATATAG